In Syntrophomonas wolfei subsp. wolfei str. Goettingen G311, a single window of DNA contains:
- a CDS encoding radical SAM protein has product MRYEGMVYRPPSEAQSLIIQATIGCPHNRCTFCSLYKNTKFRIRPVEEIKEDLRMARDYYGEYIESVFFADGNTIIMKTEQLLDIFEYTRSLFPYLERITVYGSSRFVNKKSLEDLKRLRAAGLKRIHTGMESGDDIILERIKKGTNSQEIISAGLKLKEAGISVSEYYLVGIGGKERSREHALNSALTLSAFSPDFIRLRTYVPMPNTPLYDDYQNGVFALLSPHEALREVRLLIENLNCDNSQLLSDHINNYWNVYGILPQDKDKMLAEIDRALAIDESRFRRPEQGRL; this is encoded by the coding sequence TTGCGTTACGAAGGAATGGTTTACCGGCCCCCCAGTGAAGCCCAGAGTCTGATTATACAAGCTACTATTGGTTGTCCCCACAACCGTTGTACCTTCTGCTCTCTGTATAAGAATACGAAGTTCAGGATACGCCCGGTGGAAGAAATAAAGGAAGACCTGCGGATGGCCCGGGATTATTATGGTGAATATATTGAATCCGTTTTCTTTGCTGACGGTAATACCATAATAATGAAAACGGAGCAACTGCTGGATATTTTCGAATACACCCGCAGCCTTTTTCCTTATCTTGAGCGCATAACCGTCTATGGTTCCTCCCGTTTTGTCAACAAAAAGAGCCTGGAGGATTTAAAGCGGTTGCGGGCCGCAGGCTTGAAACGGATTCATACCGGTATGGAGAGTGGAGATGATATTATCCTGGAAAGGATTAAAAAGGGCACCAATTCTCAAGAGATTATCAGCGCCGGTCTAAAGCTGAAAGAAGCGGGTATTTCGGTAAGCGAGTACTACCTGGTAGGCATAGGCGGAAAGGAAAGAAGCCGGGAACATGCTCTCAACAGCGCCCTCACCTTGAGCGCCTTCAGCCCGGATTTCATTCGCTTAAGAACCTATGTGCCCATGCCGAACACCCCCCTTTATGATGATTATCAGAACGGAGTTTTCGCCCTGTTATCACCACATGAGGCTTTGCGTGAGGTGCGTTTGCTGATTGAAAACCTGAACTGCGATAATAGCCAGCTCCTAAGTGACCACATCAACAATTATTGGAATGTTTACGGGATACTCCCGCAGGATAAGGACAAAATGCTGGCAGAGATAGACCGCGCCCTGGCCATTGACGAATCCCGTTTCCGGCGCCCGGAGCAAGGCCGGCTTTAG
- a CDS encoding LytR/AlgR family response regulator transcription factor, translated as MLVPLRVLIVDDDERERIVLRYLLEQINELEIVGEALHGLEALMICQEKKVDLVFLDITMPEMGGLETAEKLRELKSPPLFAFVTVKKDMAVKAFEMGALDYIVKPIEQKRIDKTIQRARFQIAHWTAIEDMVRNRVKDRIDFILETCKDMESYSNRLIVREKGKISLVNQPDIIYCESQGKKVQICTCRQNFMSNYTLNALENILDERYFFRAHQAFIVNVNYIREVINLGEGSYILHLANCDKDIILSRAKARLLRNKMGIT; from the coding sequence ATGCTGGTGCCTTTAAGAGTTTTGATTGTAGATGACGATGAGCGGGAAAGAATAGTGCTTCGTTATTTGCTGGAACAAATTAACGAATTGGAAATAGTAGGAGAAGCACTTCATGGTCTTGAGGCTCTTATGATCTGCCAGGAAAAAAAGGTGGATTTAGTATTTCTGGATATTACTATGCCCGAAATGGGTGGTTTGGAGACAGCAGAAAAATTACGAGAATTAAAATCTCCCCCCCTTTTCGCTTTTGTTACTGTTAAAAAAGATATGGCGGTAAAAGCATTTGAGATGGGGGCTTTAGATTATATTGTTAAACCAATAGAGCAGAAGCGAATTGACAAGACCATTCAAAGGGCGCGCTTTCAAATAGCTCATTGGACCGCCATTGAAGATATGGTAAGAAATAGAGTTAAAGATCGCATCGATTTTATTCTAGAAACCTGCAAAGATATGGAGAGTTATTCCAACAGGCTGATTGTTCGCGAGAAAGGAAAAATCAGTCTCGTTAACCAGCCTGATATTATTTATTGTGAAAGCCAGGGCAAAAAAGTGCAGATCTGTACTTGCCGGCAAAATTTTATGAGCAACTATACCCTTAATGCATTAGAGAATATTCTGGATGAGAGATACTTTTTTCGAGCTCACCAGGCTTTTATTGTGAATGTTAACTATATTAGGGAAGTCATAAATCTGGGAGAAGGTTCCTATATTTTGCACCTGGCTAATTGTGATAAAGATATCATCCTGAGTAGAGCCAAGGCAAGATTACTAAGGAACAAGATGGGAATAACTTAG
- a CDS encoding DegV family protein — protein sequence MGIKIITDTSCDLPQEVLEQYNIEMIPLKVTFANGETYLDRFEICPRTFVEKMSSSATLPKTSAPDPHTFVKYFEQGIRETGAVIFVSLSSGLSSTSQIAQMACNMMNSSKVKVFDSLTASLGTGIMAIRAAQMAARGMSLEAVLEKLAAIRATREVIFVLDTLENVVKGGRLSKFEGMAGTILNIKPILRGNQLGIPEIVEKVRGRKKAMKRLVAMVGELAGASLLHRIVGISHVNCLEDADKLAWEINSQYQQEAVLISDMSATIGTYAGEGGLMINF from the coding sequence GTGGGGATTAAGATCATAACTGATACCTCCTGTGATTTGCCCCAGGAGGTACTCGAACAGTACAATATTGAAATGATACCCTTGAAGGTGACCTTTGCGAATGGAGAGACCTATTTAGATCGATTTGAAATATGTCCCCGGACTTTTGTGGAAAAAATGTCGTCATCCGCTACTTTGCCCAAGACTTCAGCTCCGGATCCGCATACTTTTGTTAAGTATTTTGAACAGGGTATCAGAGAAACGGGAGCGGTTATATTTGTCAGCCTCTCCTCTGGTTTAAGCAGTACCAGCCAGATTGCCCAGATGGCCTGTAATATGATGAACAGCAGCAAGGTCAAGGTATTTGACAGCTTGACGGCTTCACTGGGAACAGGAATTATGGCTATTCGGGCCGCTCAAATGGCGGCTCGGGGGATGTCTCTGGAAGCAGTTCTGGAAAAGCTCGCGGCGATTAGAGCTACCCGGGAGGTTATATTTGTGCTGGATACCCTGGAGAATGTGGTTAAAGGTGGTCGTCTGAGTAAATTTGAGGGTATGGCCGGGACTATTCTCAATATTAAACCTATACTAAGGGGCAACCAGCTGGGGATACCGGAAATAGTAGAAAAGGTACGGGGAAGGAAAAAAGCCATGAAGCGCCTGGTAGCCATGGTGGGTGAATTGGCTGGTGCCTCGCTGCTGCATAGGATAGTGGGAATAAGTCATGTCAACTGTTTAGAAGATGCCGATAAGCTGGCCTGGGAGATTAATTCCCAGTACCAGCAAGAGGCGGTTTTGATTTCAGATATGAGCGCAACCATCGGCACCTATGCTGGAGAGGGTGGCTTAATGATTAACTTCTAA
- a CDS encoding DUF1285 domain-containing protein, which yields MDLKEIVIRKNGKWYFGQAEMFRRNILNILAAHIQKEDGDYVIRLGNDVNPITVEDCPFLAMGYIEEEDGTIKLRFHDLQEMKLDHELKITFKGDVPYIDFKWEADTRLSRGVYWKLSNYFDFRGDEVYIVPPGARLEQ from the coding sequence TTGGATCTTAAAGAGATTGTCATACGGAAAAACGGCAAATGGTATTTTGGCCAGGCCGAGATGTTCCGGCGCAATATTTTAAACATACTGGCTGCCCACATCCAGAAGGAAGACGGGGATTATGTTATCAGGCTGGGCAATGATGTTAATCCTATAACGGTAGAAGATTGCCCGTTTCTGGCCATGGGTTATATTGAAGAGGAAGACGGAACCATAAAACTGCGTTTTCACGATTTGCAGGAAATGAAGCTCGATCATGAACTAAAAATTACCTTTAAGGGAGATGTCCCTTATATTGACTTCAAATGGGAGGCCGATACCCGTTTAAGCCGGGGAGTATATTGGAAACTAAGCAACTATTTTGATTTTAGAGGAGACGAAGTCTATATCGTTCCACCGGGAGCAAGACTGGAGCAGTAA
- a CDS encoding ATP-binding protein yields the protein MIPFYKLERYEGNAPLFDLTMMSIVSTYVGEPLHVHAEGVRGTGKTTIARAARGILPKIKRIKDCIYNCDPDNPHCPQHRDLTAAEIEALGVEEITMPFLEISQSAKVGTVAGSIDLARLTDPLHPEARLLPGLIPQAHRGIIFIDEINRLADTSPEITDILLDVMGNKPGHIQIEEAGLPVVEIPVSVSVWAASNPDEEPGPLEEIRRQLSDRFDMVYYMGRPDSVEAIARILKENSYAFKVSQAKKKYSTAEDEAQNDVYRQKILKWAENYRNADLPDYLRNYISRLYIKHNLESIRATEAMQQGALLHSIIKGHDKVLISDVTDMIPLVLKHRVNGDVLVRMLNDVDMKGAKEGILSFKSKKNKKDEETSPDYFQQVARPLKDMSRGELVNTEKTLTPT from the coding sequence ATGATACCATTTTATAAGCTTGAAAGATACGAGGGTAATGCACCCTTGTTTGACCTGACAATGATGTCCATAGTTTCAACTTATGTTGGTGAACCCTTGCATGTTCATGCAGAAGGAGTCAGAGGTACGGGGAAGACTACTATAGCAAGAGCAGCGCGAGGAATCCTTCCCAAGATTAAACGCATTAAAGATTGTATATATAACTGTGACCCGGATAACCCCCATTGCCCGCAACACCGTGATTTAACTGCGGCGGAGATTGAAGCTCTGGGTGTAGAAGAAATTACTATGCCCTTTTTGGAAATATCGCAATCAGCTAAAGTCGGGACGGTAGCTGGAAGTATTGATTTAGCCAGGTTGACTGACCCGCTTCACCCGGAAGCACGTTTACTTCCCGGACTAATCCCCCAGGCTCACCGGGGAATCATATTCATTGATGAAATAAACCGCCTGGCGGATACTTCACCGGAGATTACTGATATCTTACTTGATGTTATGGGTAATAAACCCGGTCATATTCAAATTGAGGAAGCTGGTTTACCTGTGGTGGAAATCCCGGTAAGTGTTTCGGTTTGGGCAGCTTCCAACCCTGATGAGGAACCGGGACCGTTGGAAGAAATAAGGCGGCAATTATCAGACCGCTTTGACATGGTCTATTATATGGGCCGACCAGATTCAGTGGAGGCTATAGCCCGGATACTAAAAGAGAATTCTTATGCTTTTAAGGTCAGTCAGGCCAAAAAGAAATACTCAACCGCAGAAGATGAGGCCCAGAATGATGTTTATCGTCAAAAAATCCTCAAATGGGCTGAAAACTACCGGAATGCAGACCTGCCAGATTATCTTCGCAATTATATTTCACGCTTGTATATAAAACATAATCTTGAAAGTATCAGAGCAACCGAGGCCATGCAACAGGGAGCCCTTTTGCACAGTATCATCAAAGGCCATGACAAAGTTCTAATTAGTGATGTTACGGACATGATACCCCTGGTCCTGAAACATCGTGTTAATGGTGATGTTTTAGTGCGGATGCTCAACGATGTTGATATGAAAGGTGCCAAGGAAGGAATACTCAGCTTCAAGAGCAAGAAGAACAAGAAGGACGAGGAAACTTCCCCCGATTATTTCCAGCAGGTGGCGCGTCCTCTGAAGGATATGAGCCGGGGAGAGCTGGTTAATACCGAAAAAACTTTAACTCCCACCTG
- a CDS encoding aminotransferase class III-fold pyridoxal phosphate-dependent enzyme — protein sequence MNQRKDLLNPTLYKIFQSFQLDKNYLSGEGSYLVDEKGISYLDFIAQFGAIPFGYNPDFIWDKLEEIRSKALPSLVQPSLPGEALKLANALAAVSPGKLAYCTFCQSGTEAVEAAIKLARSTTGREIVLSTFNSFHGKSLGSLSATGKVSYQSPFRAPAPGFIYIPYDDIAALQAVLDEQSDRIAAFIVEPVQGEGGIIVPRPGYLKAAEQLCRQYGVLFIVDEIQTGLGRSGALFACEHEKVEPDIMLLAKALGGGIFPLGVCLSSEGVWNDDFGFLHSSTFANNNVSCAVGLAVLDKLLEDDRRIIKEVAAKGEYLLGKLQELAAKYPEVIKEVRGKGLMLALEFQDLDDCGSYDMSFMVDQGAFTTILAGFLLNVFKIRLAPYLNNSMTLRLEPSLNIGREEMDYVLAALDKLCQILKYRDYALLYGYLLGDYSPPARITDYRAVSRPVKASPLSPEEKISHKFAFIIHYPAPEDVIANNPSFNTFERPDLYHFLEWQSSFREAGVCCHMPALRSHTGAVVEGWLIGVPFGAREMMNLPREETLGVIKKAVELGRELGAEIVGLGALTSVVSRGGRALTGQGVAITSGNSFTTLMAMEALLAGARKMRIDFTIARGAVLGATGSIGRACALLLSQDITNIVLLGNPRHPRSSRNRLNSLTLEILVLAYQRRSQGIITGLSEWLDGLINSYRKKDELRSLELEKALSQADGSSLELIKGVCREMAMEFPLEISMDLDASLPQCDMIVAASNSPEFIVYPRHLQPGAVVCDVARPADVAPEVRERDDVLVLEGGLVSYPEPVAFGPNLGYRDGVNLGCLSETILLALEGDCRDFSIGSRLSLDTIEYLRRLGEKHGFTLAGLMTGNREIGDKEIEEIYRKSLSFKQANNL from the coding sequence ATGAACCAGCGAAAAGACCTGCTTAATCCTACCCTGTATAAGATTTTTCAGAGCTTTCAACTGGATAAGAACTATCTATCGGGAGAAGGCAGCTATCTGGTAGATGAGAAGGGGATAAGCTACCTGGATTTTATCGCCCAGTTCGGGGCTATACCTTTTGGCTATAATCCGGATTTTATCTGGGATAAGCTCGAGGAAATAAGAAGTAAGGCCCTGCCCAGTCTGGTGCAACCTTCGCTGCCGGGGGAGGCCTTGAAGCTGGCTAACGCTTTGGCTGCTGTATCGCCGGGAAAGCTGGCTTATTGTACTTTTTGCCAGAGTGGAACCGAGGCGGTGGAAGCTGCCATTAAACTGGCCCGCTCTACTACGGGCCGGGAGATAGTACTATCGACATTTAACAGTTTTCACGGAAAGAGCCTGGGCTCGCTGTCGGCTACGGGCAAGGTTTCTTACCAGAGCCCTTTTCGGGCTCCGGCTCCGGGTTTTATATATATCCCCTATGATGATATAGCAGCTTTGCAAGCGGTGCTGGATGAGCAGAGTGACAGGATAGCTGCTTTTATAGTAGAGCCGGTACAGGGAGAAGGAGGGATTATTGTTCCCCGGCCAGGATACCTCAAGGCAGCTGAACAGCTATGCCGGCAGTACGGGGTACTCTTCATTGTTGATGAAATTCAGACTGGATTAGGCCGCAGCGGAGCCTTGTTTGCCTGTGAGCATGAAAAGGTCGAACCGGATATTATGCTGCTGGCTAAAGCTCTGGGCGGAGGGATATTCCCTCTTGGAGTCTGCCTCAGCTCCGAGGGAGTTTGGAATGATGACTTTGGTTTCTTGCACAGTTCTACTTTTGCCAACAATAATGTAAGCTGTGCCGTAGGATTGGCGGTATTAGATAAACTTCTGGAGGATGACCGCCGCATTATCAAAGAAGTGGCCGCCAAGGGGGAATATCTACTGGGAAAGCTCCAGGAATTGGCGGCTAAATACCCCGAGGTAATAAAAGAGGTGAGGGGTAAAGGCTTGATGCTGGCTCTGGAGTTTCAGGACCTGGATGATTGCGGCTCCTATGACATGTCCTTTATGGTCGACCAGGGAGCTTTTACCACTATTTTAGCCGGCTTTTTGCTGAATGTTTTTAAGATTCGCCTGGCTCCCTATTTAAATAATTCCATGACTCTGCGTTTGGAGCCCAGTCTAAATATTGGCCGGGAGGAAATGGATTATGTTCTGGCGGCTCTGGATAAGCTCTGCCAGATATTGAAATACCGTGATTATGCACTGCTCTATGGCTATCTTTTGGGAGACTATTCTCCGCCAGCAAGGATTACGGATTATAGAGCTGTTAGCCGACCGGTAAAGGCTTCTCCTCTAAGTCCGGAGGAAAAGATTAGCCATAAATTTGCCTTTATTATTCACTACCCGGCTCCTGAGGATGTTATTGCCAATAATCCTTCTTTTAATACTTTCGAACGCCCGGATTTGTACCACTTTTTGGAGTGGCAGAGTTCTTTCCGGGAAGCTGGAGTATGTTGCCATATGCCGGCCTTGCGCTCGCATACCGGAGCTGTGGTGGAGGGCTGGTTGATAGGGGTGCCTTTCGGCGCTCGGGAAATGATGAATCTTCCCCGGGAAGAAACACTGGGGGTTATAAAGAAAGCGGTAGAGCTGGGAAGGGAACTGGGAGCAGAAATAGTTGGTCTGGGAGCACTAACTTCCGTGGTAAGCCGCGGGGGAAGAGCGCTAACCGGACAAGGTGTAGCTATCACCAGCGGTAACAGTTTTACCACCCTTATGGCTATGGAGGCTCTTTTGGCTGGTGCCCGTAAAATGCGGATCGACTTTACCATTGCTCGAGGGGCGGTATTGGGAGCAACCGGTTCCATCGGGCGGGCTTGTGCTCTTCTTTTGTCCCAGGATATCACTAATATAGTTTTGTTGGGGAATCCCCGGCATCCGCGCAGCAGCAGAAACCGCCTTAATTCCCTTACCCTTGAAATATTGGTTCTGGCCTACCAGCGGAGATCCCAGGGAATTATTACCGGGCTGAGTGAATGGCTGGATGGGCTTATTAATAGCTATAGAAAGAAAGACGAGCTTAGAAGCCTGGAATTGGAAAAAGCCTTGAGCCAGGCTGATGGCAGCAGCCTGGAATTAATCAAAGGGGTTTGTAGGGAAATGGCGATGGAGTTTCCTTTGGAGATCAGCATGGATCTTGATGCCAGCTTGCCTCAATGCGATATGATAGTAGCAGCCAGCAACTCCCCGGAATTCATTGTATATCCCCGGCACCTGCAACCGGGTGCGGTAGTCTGTGATGTAGCCCGGCCGGCAGATGTAGCCCCGGAAGTTCGGGAGCGGGATGATGTTTTAGTTCTTGAAGGAGGCCTGGTCAGCTACCCAGAGCCGGTAGCCTTTGGCCCCAACCTGGGTTATCGTGATGGGGTTAACCTGGGCTGCTTGTCCGAGACGATACTCCTGGCCCTGGAAGGGGATTGCCGGGATTTTAGCATAGGCAGCCGGCTTTCTCTGGATACTATCGAATACTTGCGCCGTCTGGGAGAAAAGCACGGCTTTACCCTGGCTGGCTTGATGACGGGGAACCGGGAAATCGGTGATAAAGAAATAGAGGAAATATACCGGAAATCATTAAGCTTCAAGCAGGCTAATAATCTTTAA
- a CDS encoding sigma-54 interaction domain-containing protein has product MNIGSVLEGLFTQNQFMAAIIVDNKGIVLSVSETYLQVLNLTKEEVVGKPIKEVTPHTRVFTILATGKAMVGYNWKVNGHNMIASTIPIIKDGETVGAFAYSVFPDIWDAKNLVENLLSELNMYRDEVDSLYTAKYTFDDIVSKDKGMEMLKSFARQIANHPFTTVLITGESGTGKDLFANAIHNASPRSRFPFLRINCAAIPENLLEAELFGYEEGAYTGAKKGGKPGKFELAHGGTIFLDEIGEMSLSMQSKLLIVLQEQEIERLGGSFPIKIKVRVIAATNRSLEQLIQEKKFREDLYYRLNVVRLEVPPLRQRKQDIPVLIRHFIDKLNPRLRTMIANISPKSLKLLEQYHWPGNVREMENMLERAIIMADMENGRSLDCRHFKFLQNRCSSEAPLELQSLKVASQKFEEELIARALETSNFNLAKAAEQLEIDLSTLYKKIKKYGIET; this is encoded by the coding sequence GTGAATATAGGCAGTGTTTTAGAGGGCTTGTTCACCCAGAACCAGTTTATGGCCGCCATAATCGTTGATAACAAGGGGATAGTTCTTTCGGTGAGCGAAACCTATTTGCAGGTTTTGAATCTTACCAAGGAAGAAGTAGTAGGAAAGCCCATAAAGGAAGTTACTCCCCATACCCGGGTTTTTACCATTTTAGCGACAGGAAAGGCTATGGTGGGATATAACTGGAAGGTTAACGGTCATAACATGATCGCATCCACCATACCAATTATCAAGGATGGGGAAACCGTTGGGGCCTTTGCCTACAGTGTCTTTCCCGACATATGGGATGCTAAAAATTTGGTGGAGAATCTTCTTTCCGAGTTGAATATGTACCGGGACGAAGTGGATAGTCTTTATACCGCCAAATATACTTTTGATGATATTGTGAGCAAGGATAAGGGCATGGAAATGCTCAAGTCTTTTGCGCGGCAGATTGCCAATCATCCTTTTACAACCGTATTGATTACGGGTGAAAGCGGTACGGGCAAGGATCTTTTTGCCAATGCCATCCATAATGCCAGCCCCCGGTCACGCTTTCCCTTCCTGCGCATCAATTGCGCCGCAATTCCGGAGAATTTGCTGGAAGCTGAGCTTTTTGGCTATGAGGAAGGTGCCTATACCGGAGCCAAAAAGGGAGGCAAACCAGGGAAATTTGAATTGGCCCATGGGGGTACCATCTTTCTTGACGAAATAGGGGAAATGTCGCTTTCCATGCAGAGCAAGCTGCTGATAGTACTGCAGGAACAAGAAATTGAGCGATTGGGAGGCAGCTTCCCCATCAAGATAAAAGTTCGGGTGATTGCTGCTACCAACCGGAGTCTGGAACAGCTGATTCAGGAAAAGAAATTCCGCGAGGATTTGTATTACCGCCTTAATGTAGTAAGGCTGGAAGTGCCCCCTTTACGCCAGCGCAAGCAAGATATTCCTGTTCTAATCCGCCATTTTATCGACAAGTTGAACCCCCGGTTGCGGACCATGATTGCTAATATTTCACCCAAATCATTGAAATTATTGGAGCAATACCACTGGCCCGGGAATGTCCGGGAAATGGAGAACATGTTGGAGAGGGCGATAATTATGGCTGATATGGAAAACGGCCGTTCTCTGGATTGCCGACATTTCAAGTTCCTGCAAAACCGGTGCAGCAGCGAAGCTCCTTTAGAATTACAAAGCTTGAAAGTAGCCAGCCAGAAGTTTGAGGAGGAATTAATAGCCCGGGCCTTGGAAACAAGCAACTTTAACCTGGCCAAAGCGGCCGAGCAACTAGAAATTGACCTTTCTACCCTCTACAAAAAAATAAAAAAATATGGCATCGAAACATGA
- a CDS encoding MBL fold metallo-hydrolase has product MIEELLPGIFCLQVPLPRNPLRALNAYLIKGQDRHLLIDTGFDWPECKKALLTGLNSLGVTISQVDFFITHVHGDHSGLVCDLLTGDSKVYASETDAEILRKTTTREYWQEIDALFEMNGFPRNKSKNQGSRIKGYISGSEMDITYVREGQLLEIGPYRLRCIMTPGHTPGHVCLYEPEHKFFISGDHILGDISPNITAWPEMEDALGSYLDNLEKVEKMDITLILPGHRSLIYHHRQRIAELRKHHEARLQEVRDILKKGAMSAYQVASFMSWDLDYKSWEDFPMFQRWFATGEAVAHLEHLLHLKQVQVNKGEVFLFSYPSDLRQP; this is encoded by the coding sequence ATGATAGAAGAGCTGCTTCCTGGTATTTTCTGTTTGCAAGTTCCCCTGCCGCGCAACCCTCTGCGAGCCTTAAATGCCTATCTGATTAAAGGCCAAGACCGGCACCTGCTGATCGATACCGGCTTTGACTGGCCGGAGTGCAAAAAGGCCTTGCTGACCGGTCTGAATAGCCTGGGGGTAACTATATCCCAGGTGGATTTTTTCATCACCCATGTTCACGGGGATCATTCCGGCCTGGTCTGTGACTTACTTACTGGAGATTCCAAGGTCTACGCCAGTGAAACCGATGCCGAAATATTGAGAAAAACTACCACCAGGGAGTACTGGCAGGAAATCGATGCTTTATTTGAAATGAACGGTTTTCCTCGAAATAAATCTAAAAACCAGGGAAGCCGGATAAAAGGATATATCTCCGGCAGCGAGATGGATATTACTTATGTCCGGGAAGGGCAGCTGCTGGAAATAGGTCCTTACCGCTTGCGCTGCATTATGACTCCCGGCCACACCCCCGGCCATGTTTGCCTCTACGAACCGGAGCATAAATTCTTTATTTCCGGTGATCATATCCTGGGGGACATCTCCCCCAATATTACTGCCTGGCCGGAGATGGAGGATGCACTGGGCAGTTACCTGGATAACCTGGAAAAAGTAGAGAAGATGGATATCACCCTCATTCTCCCCGGCCATAGAAGCCTGATTTACCATCACCGTCAAAGGATAGCTGAGCTCAGGAAACACCATGAAGCAAGGCTTCAGGAGGTAAGGGATATACTTAAGAAAGGAGCTATGAGCGCCTACCAGGTGGCCAGCTTCATGAGCTGGGATCTTGATTATAAATCCTGGGAAGATTTCCCCATGTTTCAAAGGTGGTTTGCTACCGGAGAGGCCGTCGCTCACCTGGAACACCTGCTGCACTTAAAACAGGTTCAAGTAAATAAGGGAGAGGTATTTCTGTTTTCTTATCCCTCGGATCTCCGTCAGCCTTGA